A window of Lentibacillus sp. Marseille-P4043 contains these coding sequences:
- a CDS encoding indolepyruvate ferredoxin oxidoreductase subunit alpha, whose amino-acid sequence MAFVILEPCGKEKAAECVSVCPVDCIEEGPDQFYIDPDVCIDCGACKAVCPVSAIEEEYDLTADQEVYLDKAENFFRK is encoded by the coding sequence ATGGCTTTTGTTATATTAGAACCATGTGGCAAAGAAAAAGCGGCAGAATGTGTCAGTGTTTGCCCCGTTGATTGTATAGAAGAAGGACCAGATCAATTCTATATTGATCCAGACGTTTGCATCGACTGTGGAGCATGTAAAGCAGTATGCCCTGTCAGTGCAATCGAAGAGGAATATGACCTCACGGCAGATCAGGAAGTTTATTTGGATAAAGCGGAAAACTTCTTTAGGAAATAG